Proteins found in one Palaeococcus ferrophilus DSM 13482 genomic segment:
- a CDS encoding RAD55 family ATPase has product MGGVPRGSVILVIGDPKAGKTTFVSQFMHNQLHYGIPVISIFTDISRYEFVSNAMDFGWDFEKYLDEGLYIIDAYTTRLRGKPKFAFDEAMVTNVSDTTQIISAIKDMTLNIMTSRNPPFITGVISSLTPIFFEADRKQIYKFLEDLKELAHRQKQVWLLEMNSGIEAPHVEMMVKAIVDGIIEFRLMEEGKTLRRYLRVYGMRRTKHVLSWIPYEITSRGIKLNL; this is encoded by the coding sequence ATGGGGGGTGTTCCCCGGGGAAGTGTTATCCTCGTTATAGGCGACCCCAAGGCGGGCAAGACGACCTTCGTGAGCCAGTTTATGCACAACCAGCTGCACTACGGTATCCCAGTAATCAGCATCTTTACGGACATCTCGCGCTACGAGTTCGTGAGCAACGCGATGGACTTTGGCTGGGACTTTGAGAAGTACCTCGACGAGGGACTCTACATAATAGACGCCTACACTACCAGGCTCCGCGGGAAGCCGAAGTTCGCCTTCGATGAGGCCATGGTAACCAACGTAAGCGACACAACCCAGATAATAAGCGCCATAAAGGACATGACGCTCAACATAATGACCAGCAGGAACCCGCCGTTCATAACCGGCGTTATCTCCTCCCTCACCCCCATATTCTTTGAGGCGGACAGGAAGCAAATCTACAAGTTTCTGGAGGACCTTAAGGAGCTAGCCCACAGGCAGAAACAGGTGTGGCTGCTCGAGATGAACTCGGGGATAGAGGCCCCCCACGTGGAGATGATGGTCAAGGCCATAGTTGACGGCATCATCGAGTTCCGCCTCATGGAGGAGGGAAAAACGCTCAGAAGGTACCTGCGCGTCTACGGAATGCGCAGAACAAAGCACGTACTCTCGTGGATTCCCTACGAGATAACGTCGAGGGGTATAAAACTCAATCTTTAA
- a CDS encoding FtsZ/tubulin family protein — translation MLPFNHIFIGIGNNGSLIVRNIEVNDAQRVIVDTSDYLLDKRTFVEGVAEFFKNIPENAIMWLVFENKPVNIEIAQLMDFYAPRDVVRFAYVLSPYMELVTMKRPAWTRHFETVFYDSLWEVLNEYREASIKEAFQYAGKRIGGMFSKLYRYLENDMLVNVDYADFFAMVRGGNVGIIRLLHEVDFSWHWGIWDRGLISIRAGKNVPLTHAHTVLHRFQEILKEKDVIWGVQIDEEVADDVEVLALLIKKW, via the coding sequence TGGCTCCCTCATCGTGCGAAACATCGAGGTCAATGACGCCCAGAGGGTTATCGTTGACACCTCCGACTACCTCCTCGACAAGAGAACCTTCGTGGAAGGCGTCGCGGAGTTCTTCAAGAACATTCCCGAGAACGCCATAATGTGGCTGGTCTTTGAGAACAAGCCCGTGAATATTGAGATTGCCCAACTCATGGATTTCTATGCACCCCGGGACGTTGTACGCTTCGCCTATGTGCTGAGCCCTTACATGGAGCTCGTCACGATGAAGCGGCCGGCCTGGACGAGGCACTTTGAGACGGTGTTCTACGACTCCCTGTGGGAGGTCCTCAACGAGTACCGCGAGGCCTCGATAAAAGAAGCCTTCCAGTACGCCGGAAAGAGAATAGGCGGGATGTTCTCAAAGCTCTACCGTTACCTCGAGAACGATATGCTCGTTAACGTTGACTACGCGGACTTCTTCGCCATGGTCAGAGGCGGGAACGTCGGCATAATAAGGCTTCTTCATGAAGTGGACTTCAGCTGGCACTGGGGAATATGGGACAGGGGACTGATAAGCATCCGCGCCGGGAAGAACGTTCCGCTTACGCATGCCCACACGGTGCTCCACCGGTTCCAGGAGATACTAAAGGAGAAGGACGTCATATGGGGCGTCCAGATAGACGAAGAGGTCGCCGATGACGTTGAAGTCCTCGCGCTTCTAATCAAGAAGTGGTGA
- a CDS encoding DUF2284 domain-containing protein, producing the protein MRVILTREVEAEDITVSPRPVWKCRSCPMYGKRPSCPPHAPPWGEAREWVRSYRRALLVKFEVDYSRFEEEKREVLNHLLELENKLFREGKAYAFALFPGNCNLCLDCPFERTGECRMPEKVRPSIDAVGIELSSITEINFSESVLYGLVMIE; encoded by the coding sequence ATGAGAGTAATCCTCACAAGGGAGGTTGAGGCGGAGGATATCACCGTCTCGCCCCGCCCCGTGTGGAAGTGCCGCTCCTGTCCCATGTACGGGAAGAGGCCCTCGTGCCCTCCCCACGCTCCCCCGTGGGGTGAGGCCAGGGAGTGGGTGAGGAGCTACAGAAGGGCCCTCCTCGTGAAGTTCGAGGTGGACTACTCCCGTTTCGAGGAGGAGAAGCGTGAGGTTCTCAATCACCTCCTCGAGCTTGAGAACAAGCTTTTCAGGGAGGGAAAAGCCTACGCCTTTGCCCTCTTCCCCGGCAACTGCAACCTCTGCCTTGACTGCCCCTTCGAAAGAACAGGTGAATGCAGGATGCCAGAGAAGGTGAGGCCCAGCATAGATGCGGTGGGGATAGAGCTCTCGAGCATCACGGAGATTAACTTCTCCGAAAGTGTTTTGTACGGGCTCGTCATGATAGAGTAG
- a CDS encoding ATPase domain-containing protein: MPVDRKSLFKRVPSGIPGFDDLIEGGFPENTTVLVAGGTGTGKTTFAAQFIYRGAELYDDPGVFVTLEERAKDIRREVKSFGWDFKKYEDEGKIVIIDGVSSSVGLPSEEKFALEDKFNVDNFLRYVYRVVKSINAKRLVIDSIPSLAFRLAEERQIREVLLKLNTILLEMGVTTVLTTEAPAPQEGRISRYGIEEYIARGVVLLDLQERNIELKRYLLIRKMRETKHSMRKYPFEITSDGIVVYPSGEIY; the protein is encoded by the coding sequence ATGCCAGTGGATAGGAAGTCTCTCTTTAAGAGAGTGCCGAGCGGAATTCCTGGTTTTGATGACCTAATCGAGGGTGGCTTCCCCGAGAACACCACGGTTCTAGTGGCGGGTGGAACCGGTACAGGTAAAACCACGTTCGCTGCCCAGTTCATATACAGGGGTGCTGAACTCTACGACGACCCTGGAGTCTTTGTAACCCTCGAGGAGAGGGCAAAGGACATCAGAAGGGAGGTTAAATCCTTCGGATGGGACTTTAAGAAGTACGAGGATGAGGGCAAGATCGTTATAATAGACGGTGTTAGCTCTTCTGTTGGCCTTCCATCAGAGGAAAAGTTCGCCCTCGAAGACAAGTTCAACGTGGACAACTTCCTCCGCTACGTTTATCGCGTTGTCAAATCAATAAACGCCAAGCGCCTCGTGATAGACTCTATACCCTCCCTCGCCTTCAGACTTGCCGAGGAGAGGCAGATCAGGGAAGTGCTCCTTAAGCTCAACACCATACTCCTTGAGATGGGCGTCACCACGGTGCTGACCACGGAGGCCCCCGCCCCCCAGGAGGGCAGGATCAGCCGCTACGGTATTGAGGAGTACATCGCGAGGGGTGTCGTCCTTCTCGACCTCCAGGAGAGGAACATAGAACTCAAACGCTACCTCCTCATAAGGAAGATGCGTGAGACCAAGCACTCCATGAGGAAGTACCCCTTCGAGATAACCAGTGATGGAATAGTCGTGTATCCGAGCGGAGAGATATACTGA
- a CDS encoding glycosyltransferase family 4 protein, producing MESLKIALVSDWFFPSVGGIEYHIHDLATHLVEMGHEVHVITRFGNYPDEKLPYDVHRFRGRVTMDSFHVSIGTDALKQINELYKMEHFDVTHGHSIYSPLAVGVANLSAGIRGIPSVITNHSLLGDSILNPAYITLLRISLRKVSSFIAVSRAVEGDTRSILGRNLGKREIYTIPNGIDADFWEPPEDKEELKESLGLKGVVVATTSRLTKRKRVHVIPAIAKSVKEEHGENMTFLIIGDGPERETIERLIRQYRVEDTVKLLGRQPREKVREYLQASDVYLSPTIYEAFGIAALEALACGVPVVANNHGGISEVVEHGKTGLVSQDDGELVQNLMALIDDEEMREEMGKNARKSVEDRFSWEAVIPEVLDVYERTMNRGGGNPFLLYRFHQALKRGVADAGVFNL from the coding sequence ATGGAAAGCCTTAAGATCGCACTAGTCTCAGACTGGTTCTTTCCAAGTGTGGGGGGCATAGAATATCACATCCACGACCTCGCCACTCACCTGGTGGAAATGGGTCACGAAGTCCACGTAATAACGAGGTTTGGAAACTATCCCGACGAGAAACTCCCCTATGATGTTCACCGGTTTAGGGGTAGGGTAACGATGGATAGCTTCCACGTGAGCATTGGAACGGATGCGTTGAAACAAATAAACGAGCTATACAAAATGGAGCACTTTGACGTAACCCACGGACACAGCATATACTCACCCCTGGCCGTCGGTGTTGCCAATCTCTCAGCTGGGATAAGGGGGATTCCAAGTGTTATAACCAATCACTCTCTTCTTGGGGACTCAATTTTAAATCCAGCGTACATCACTCTCCTGCGCATCTCCCTCCGTAAGGTCAGTTCGTTCATCGCCGTTAGCAGGGCGGTTGAAGGGGACACGCGCTCAATCCTCGGCAGGAACCTTGGAAAGAGGGAAATTTACACCATCCCCAACGGGATAGATGCAGATTTCTGGGAGCCACCGGAGGATAAGGAGGAACTGAAGGAATCCCTCGGCCTAAAAGGAGTGGTCGTAGCCACGACCTCCCGTCTGACGAAGAGAAAGCGGGTTCATGTGATTCCGGCGATTGCAAAGAGTGTAAAAGAAGAACACGGCGAAAACATGACGTTTCTGATAATTGGAGATGGACCCGAAAGGGAGACTATCGAACGGCTCATCAGGCAGTACCGCGTTGAGGACACCGTGAAACTCCTCGGAAGACAGCCGAGGGAGAAAGTACGGGAGTACCTACAGGCTAGTGACGTATACCTATCGCCCACAATTTATGAGGCCTTCGGAATAGCCGCGCTTGAGGCACTGGCCTGCGGCGTTCCGGTGGTTGCAAACAACCATGGGGGAATAAGCGAGGTCGTAGAGCACGGAAAGACGGGTCTGGTGTCTCAGGACGACGGTGAACTGGTGCAAAACCTAATGGCTCTGATTGACGATGAGGAAATGAGGGAGGAAATGGGCAAAAACGCAAGAAAGAGTGTGGAAGACCGCTTTAGCTGGGAGGCTGTAATTCCAGAGGTGCTGGACGTTTATGAGAGAACAATGAACCGGGGAGGTGGAAATCCGTTTCTCCTTTACAGGTTCCACCAGGCACTCAAGAGGGGGGTTGCAGATGCTGGTGTCTTTAACCTTTGA
- a CDS encoding TIGR02253 family HAD-type hydrolase translates to MSVRALFFDIDETLLSERSLIMLFLPQVYEQISRKFGITKGEARERFLAEIMGRRDTYDWHDWNFFFRMFNVDLRFEELLRAYPHKITVFPDTKPMLEWLREHGYRLGIITSGPEYQRLKLRVVGLDGYFDTIVTRDDVKAIKPEPRIFLEALKRLGVEPEEAMMVGDSLTQDVMGAKNVGMRAVWINRSGEEDYHFADYELRTLTELMRILRRDES, encoded by the coding sequence ATGAGCGTAAGGGCCCTCTTCTTCGACATTGACGAAACGCTCCTATCCGAGAGGTCCCTCATAATGCTCTTTCTGCCCCAGGTCTACGAGCAGATTTCCAGAAAGTTTGGAATCACGAAGGGAGAGGCCAGGGAGCGTTTTCTTGCCGAGATTATGGGAAGGAGGGACACCTACGACTGGCACGACTGGAACTTCTTCTTCCGGATGTTCAACGTTGACTTGAGGTTCGAGGAGCTTTTGAGGGCCTATCCCCACAAGATAACCGTGTTCCCTGACACGAAACCCATGCTCGAGTGGCTCAGGGAACACGGCTACAGGCTGGGGATAATAACGAGCGGGCCCGAGTACCAGCGCCTGAAGCTCAGGGTGGTGGGACTCGACGGCTACTTCGATACCATCGTAACCCGCGACGATGTAAAGGCCATAAAACCCGAGCCCAGAATATTCCTCGAGGCTCTCAAGCGCCTCGGGGTTGAGCCCGAGGAGGCCATGATGGTGGGAGATTCGCTAACGCAGGACGTCATGGGCGCCAAGAACGTTGGCATGAGGGCCGTGTGGATAAACCGCTCCGGTGAAGAAGATTACCACTTTGCCGACTACGAGTTGAGAACCCTCACGGAGCTTATGAGAATCCTAAGGAGGGATGAATCATGA
- a CDS encoding molybdopterin-dependent oxidoreductase has product MFSVCTRDCYDTCSMVSELRDGKLSVRGNPSHPITRGFLCPKGALLPKWFHSAERLKVPLIRTGERGSGEFREASWDDAIELVAGKLRETIETYGSERVLVYQYAGDRGVVNYAFPLRLFHYLNTAMLDHGICDRAGQEALRDVYGTAVGLDPEELRNQRLIIYWGVNPFWTNLHGFMLAKRYGLETWTVDVVRTETAKRSHRFFQIRPETDVLFALGVAKTLIEENLYDEDFVRKNVHGFGEFREYVGNLEMDFIAEETGLRVGEIEAFARNYAEKRGVIHIGYGFQRSLAGGDAIRAIAILPALVGHSFGFIYDMKTVDKSYAEGAFLRTKPAKRVPQMKLAEYIEEGEIKFLYVYNSNPLASLPNQNRLRKVLEENDIFVVTHDIFLTDTGLYSDVVLPANTFFERLDIVDSYYHRYVALNEPVAKLYGKSNSEVTRLLARALGIENPHLHESDEEVIRKILELNGLSWDELKRKGFVRVPEKPQKWETASGKIEFYSQRAVERGLSPFPEYRKREGKYPLRLLTPTYRMTITSQYHNTYGMVDPRLYINPLDAEGRGIKEGDEVEVFNDNGRVKTLAKLTEDVPRGVVLLYKAFWARLLGWNANFLTTDETVNGYGNGSAYHSTWVEVRRS; this is encoded by the coding sequence ATGTTCAGTGTCTGCACCCGGGACTGTTACGATACATGCTCGATGGTGAGCGAGTTAAGAGATGGGAAGTTGTCGGTGAGGGGGAACCCCTCCCACCCGATAACAAGGGGCTTTCTCTGTCCAAAGGGCGCCCTTCTCCCAAAGTGGTTCCACTCCGCGGAGAGGTTAAAGGTTCCACTCATACGAACCGGCGAGAGGGGAAGTGGGGAATTTAGAGAGGCGAGCTGGGATGATGCGATAGAGCTCGTGGCAGGTAAGCTGAGGGAAACTATAGAGACTTACGGGAGCGAGAGAGTTCTTGTCTATCAGTACGCCGGCGATAGGGGGGTTGTGAACTACGCCTTCCCCCTGAGGCTCTTTCACTACCTGAACACGGCGATGCTCGACCACGGGATATGCGATAGAGCGGGACAGGAGGCTTTGAGGGACGTCTACGGCACCGCAGTTGGCCTCGATCCCGAGGAGCTGAGGAACCAGAGGCTAATAATCTACTGGGGCGTGAATCCCTTCTGGACGAACCTTCACGGCTTCATGCTCGCAAAACGATACGGTCTTGAGACCTGGACAGTTGATGTGGTGAGAACTGAAACAGCAAAGCGCTCCCACAGGTTCTTCCAGATAAGGCCTGAGACGGACGTACTTTTTGCCCTGGGAGTTGCAAAGACTCTAATCGAAGAGAACCTCTATGACGAGGATTTCGTGAGGAAGAACGTCCACGGCTTCGGGGAGTTCAGGGAGTACGTTGGGAACCTCGAAATGGACTTTATCGCGGAGGAAACCGGTTTGCGGGTTGGGGAGATAGAGGCTTTCGCGAGGAATTACGCGGAAAAGCGGGGCGTTATTCACATCGGCTACGGCTTCCAGCGTTCCCTGGCAGGAGGGGATGCGATAAGGGCGATAGCGATCCTCCCGGCCTTAGTTGGACACAGCTTCGGCTTCATCTACGACATGAAAACCGTAGACAAGTCCTACGCGGAAGGAGCCTTTCTAAGGACCAAACCCGCCAAGAGAGTCCCCCAGATGAAGCTGGCAGAATACATCGAGGAGGGCGAGATAAAGTTCCTCTACGTCTACAACTCCAACCCTCTCGCGAGCCTGCCCAACCAGAACCGCCTGAGGAAGGTGCTGGAGGAGAACGACATCTTCGTTGTCACCCACGACATCTTTTTGACCGACACTGGCCTTTACTCTGACGTTGTTTTACCTGCCAATACATTCTTCGAGCGCCTCGATATCGTTGATTCCTACTACCACCGCTACGTAGCTCTAAACGAGCCGGTTGCGAAGCTTTACGGGAAGAGCAACAGCGAGGTAACGAGGCTCCTCGCGAGGGCCCTGGGGATAGAGAACCCCCACCTCCACGAGAGCGACGAGGAAGTAATAAGGAAAATCCTCGAGCTCAACGGCCTGAGCTGGGATGAGCTGAAGAGAAAGGGCTTCGTCAGAGTGCCGGAAAAACCGCAGAAATGGGAGACGGCCAGCGGGAAGATAGAATTCTACTCCCAGCGGGCCGTTGAGCGCGGCCTTTCACCGTTCCCGGAGTACAGAAAGCGCGAGGGCAAGTACCCTCTGAGGCTTTTGACCCCGACATACAGGATGACGATAACGAGCCAGTACCACAACACCTACGGGATGGTTGATCCCCGCCTCTACATCAACCCGCTCGATGCGGAGGGGAGAGGGATAAAAGAAGGCGACGAGGTGGAGGTCTTCAACGACAACGGAAGAGTGAAAACCCTGGCAAAGCTCACAGAGGATGTCCCAAGGGGAGTTGTCCTCCTCTACAAAGCCTTCTGGGCGAGGCTCCTTGGCTGGAACGCGAACTTCCTCACGACAGATGAGACAGTTAATGGCTACGGAAACGGCTCCGCCTATCACTCAACGTGGGTTGAAGTTAGGAGGTCGTAG
- a CDS encoding PIN domain-containing protein: MRELIIRKAELQLLINLLQRNGLRVEYPLYGMHLLEVRPVEGGYHIKVLTGRREFSEFLRDKREFYDELPQYRDFHEAFLAAGIITYDNADEFQEKLGLYESLTKGVVFAPDTNVLYHSFISNFEPLKSHEIIIVDLVKAEIENAMNFKYRPSEIKALKKVLPHGELLDEFHNRRKKRSRKAAYVALREFEKLKYRAIEVQAVENSGRSNDERIVKTIKNFDKNNAPLTVLLTADVAMTDIARMEGVEYFLFKYPHEEPDEVFASAYGLRSLIFNLAAVFGVVSVNNVYILGEFGGKSRLDELKVYPRKWFEEFNFHLEVCRKIEGLGIKD; the protein is encoded by the coding sequence ATGAGGGAGCTCATAATACGGAAGGCGGAACTTCAGCTGCTCATAAACCTCCTCCAGAGGAATGGCTTGAGGGTGGAGTACCCCCTCTACGGGATGCATCTCCTTGAGGTACGCCCTGTGGAAGGCGGCTACCACATAAAAGTTCTCACTGGGAGGAGGGAGTTCTCGGAGTTTCTGCGGGACAAGAGGGAATTCTACGACGAACTCCCCCAGTACCGCGATTTCCACGAGGCTTTCCTCGCGGCTGGTATAATAACCTACGACAACGCCGATGAGTTCCAGGAGAAGCTGGGGCTCTACGAGTCCCTCACCAAGGGGGTGGTCTTCGCCCCCGACACCAACGTCCTCTACCACTCCTTCATCTCGAACTTCGAGCCGCTAAAGAGCCACGAGATAATAATCGTTGACCTCGTCAAGGCGGAGATAGAGAACGCCATGAACTTCAAGTACCGCCCCTCCGAGATTAAGGCCCTGAAAAAGGTTCTCCCCCACGGAGAGCTCCTCGACGAGTTCCACAACAGGAGAAAGAAGCGCTCCAGGAAAGCAGCTTACGTGGCCCTTAGAGAGTTTGAAAAGCTGAAGTACAGGGCCATAGAGGTTCAGGCAGTGGAAAACTCCGGCCGTTCCAACGACGAACGCATCGTGAAGACCATAAAGAACTTCGATAAGAACAACGCGCCCCTCACCGTCCTTCTCACGGCGGACGTGGCGATGACTGACATAGCGAGAATGGAGGGGGTGGAGTACTTTCTCTTTAAGTACCCCCACGAGGAGCCGGACGAAGTTTTTGCGAGTGCCTACGGGCTGCGCTCCCTGATATTCAACCTCGCGGCCGTGTTTGGGGTGGTGAGCGTAAACAACGTTTACATCCTCGGCGAATTCGGCGGAAAGTCCCGCCTCGACGAGCTCAAGGTTTACCCGAGAAAGTGGTTCGAGGAGTTCAACTTCCACCTGGAGGTATGCAGAAAAATAGAGGGGCTCGGGATTAAAGATTGA
- a CDS encoding polysaccharide deacetylase family protein, which produces MLVSLTFDVEQDCPPYLSTTRGMEEGLPKILDLLEEKGVRGTFFFTARMAREYPHLVRRVVDEGHELGSHAYNHERLDRLSKSDAERAVKKSLTVLREFGDVVSFRAPNLQLPSWLYGVLNENGVLVDSSAARYKGYLEGVHYVNGVLEVPASVTSSVLRLPWSIQRAIHSHLREPRVYFAHPWEFVPMGGVRFDCRFNTGNKALLLLERLIDHYKRENVKFLLIGEYPGIFADVESAKG; this is translated from the coding sequence ATGCTGGTGTCTTTAACCTTTGATGTTGAGCAGGACTGCCCGCCCTACCTGAGCACAACCAGGGGAATGGAAGAAGGTCTTCCAAAAATCCTTGACCTGCTCGAAGAGAAAGGCGTAAGAGGGACATTCTTCTTTACCGCGCGGATGGCGAGGGAGTACCCCCATTTAGTAAGGCGCGTTGTTGATGAGGGTCATGAACTGGGAAGTCATGCCTACAACCACGAACGGCTGGACAGACTTTCAAAAAGCGATGCCGAAAGGGCCGTAAAAAAATCCCTAACTGTGCTGCGAGAGTTTGGGGATGTTGTCTCGTTCAGGGCTCCCAACCTTCAGTTGCCTTCCTGGCTCTATGGAGTGCTGAATGAGAACGGAGTACTCGTTGACTCCTCCGCTGCCCGCTACAAAGGATATCTGGAGGGCGTGCATTATGTGAACGGCGTTCTTGAGGTGCCAGCGTCGGTAACCTCCTCAGTTCTTCGCCTTCCGTGGAGCATTCAACGCGCGATACATTCTCACCTCCGGGAACCAAGGGTTTATTTTGCCCATCCCTGGGAATTCGTTCCGATGGGAGGGGTACGCTTTGACTGTCGTTTTAACACAGGTAATAAAGCCCTTTTGTTGCTTGAAAGGCTTATAGACCACTATAAACGGGAGAACGTGAAATTTTTATTAATAGGGGAATATCCCGGTATCTTCGCTGATGTGGAATCCGCAAAGGGTTAG
- a CDS encoding DUF835 domain-containing protein: MRYVLEILNVVMRFFTWGFSFYKWVKKREEFMLFLSVALWIDFLAVLTQKPILAHLGWVPEVAVLIPLLSTFAVIEGTLLIAAALLVLDSLKTPWGQLVVVLSVVLGSTYVLVGTLLNEPPTVLFAFPLPFMGASLILVGYALIKEEVGVKNVATLFPLGLILLGSINATYPLTIKTPLAPYLYGAGAVFRAMVFVGMARYALFHVVPPRSTSVNLPPGAFYVETRRALRALVHKMQRSGNGVLITRNSPQGITPTFPVFWITRVISGRIRENTTAISPTDIGILLDLVRRHLEKGHSLVVVDSLEYLVVENGFENAFKFLLSLKDNIMHFHGTLIVLTSPSMYSENQWALISRELERLDLE, encoded by the coding sequence GTGAGGTATGTGCTGGAAATATTGAACGTTGTAATGCGGTTTTTCACCTGGGGATTCTCCTTCTACAAGTGGGTGAAGAAGCGCGAGGAATTCATGCTCTTCTTGAGCGTGGCCCTGTGGATAGACTTTCTGGCCGTCCTTACCCAGAAACCAATCCTGGCGCATTTGGGGTGGGTCCCTGAAGTAGCGGTTTTAATACCCCTCCTAAGCACGTTTGCGGTGATAGAGGGAACCCTCCTGATAGCAGCGGCCCTCCTTGTTCTCGATAGTCTTAAAACGCCATGGGGACAGCTTGTGGTCGTTCTCAGTGTCGTCCTCGGTTCGACATACGTTCTTGTGGGGACTCTCCTCAACGAGCCCCCTACGGTTCTCTTCGCGTTCCCCCTTCCCTTCATGGGGGCCTCCCTCATTCTTGTGGGATACGCCCTTATCAAAGAGGAGGTCGGCGTTAAAAACGTGGCAACGCTGTTCCCCCTCGGACTGATTCTCTTGGGGAGCATTAACGCTACTTACCCCCTTACAATAAAAACCCCTCTCGCCCCCTACCTCTACGGCGCGGGAGCGGTTTTTAGGGCCATGGTTTTCGTGGGCATGGCGAGGTACGCCCTCTTCCACGTGGTTCCCCCGAGAAGCACGAGCGTGAACCTGCCGCCCGGAGCGTTCTACGTGGAAACCCGGAGGGCTCTAAGAGCACTGGTTCATAAAATGCAGCGTTCTGGAAACGGTGTCCTCATAACGAGGAACTCACCGCAGGGAATAACCCCCACGTTCCCGGTTTTCTGGATTACCAGGGTCATTTCCGGCAGGATACGCGAGAACACGACGGCAATTTCCCCCACTGACATCGGCATCCTCCTCGACCTCGTGAGGAGGCACCTTGAGAAGGGCCATTCACTCGTGGTGGTTGATAGCTTGGAATACCTTGTGGTGGAGAACGGCTTTGAAAACGCGTTTAAGTTCCTGCTCTCCCTGAAGGATAACATCATGCACTTCCACGGCACGCTTATTGTGCTAACATCGCCCTCCATGTACTCGGAAAATCAATGGGCGTTGATTTCAAGGGAGCTGGAAAGGCTCGACCTCGAATGA